A window from Theobroma cacao cultivar B97-61/B2 chromosome 3, Criollo_cocoa_genome_V2, whole genome shotgun sequence encodes these proteins:
- the LOC18604238 gene encoding EGF domain-specific O-linked N-acetylglucosamine transferase, whose protein sequence is MHGILEDFHSVPAILFSLGGFSGNHFHDFSDLVIPLYTTSKHFDGEVQFLVTDNRPWWITKFKGILRKLSRYDIISLDREQKSHCYPSIIIGLKYHKELGIDQSKSQDQLSMKDFRQFLRSTYSLKRRNAITIGDDMGKKPRLLIITRRKSRTFTNMGKITRMAASLGYNVVTAEPNISTSLWSVAQTVNSCDVLIGIHGAGLTNMLFLPDNAILIQIVPLGSIDGLARGYFGEPAVEMNLRYLEYKIKTKESSLSSKYHLDHVIITDPLSVHKQGWDAVRSTYLDKQNVKLDVRRFRTALLKALELLHQLSMYT, encoded by the coding sequence ATGCATGGCATCTTGGAGGATTTTCACAGTGTTCCCGCCATCCTTTTCTCCCTTGGAGGATTTTCAGGAAACCACTTCCATGACTTCAGTGACCTGGTGATTCCACTATATACAACTTCCAAACACTTTGATGGAGAAGTGCAGTTTCTTGTGACAGATAATAGACCTTGGTGGATCACCAAGTTCAAAGGAATACTCAGAAAGTTATCTAGATATGACATTATTAGCCTTGATAGAGAACAAAAAAGCCATTGCTACCCAAGCATAATTATCGGCCTTAAATATCACAAGGAACTTGGTATTGATCAATCCAAGTCCCAAGACCAGCTATCCATGAAAGATTTCAGGCAGTTCCTGAGAAGCACCTACTCGTTGAAGAGGAGAAACGCAATCACAATAGGAGATGATATGGGTAAAAAGCCTCGACTACTGATCATAACCAGAAGAAAGTCTCGAACATTCACAAATATGGGCAAAATAACTAGAATGGCAgcaagcttgggctataatgTAGTTACTGCAGAGCCTAATATTTCGACCAGCTTGTGGAGTGTTGCTCAAACAGTGAACTCTTGTGATGTATTAATAGGCATCCATGGAGCTGGACTAACCAACATGCTCTTCCTTCCTGACAATGCAATTCTAATTCAAATAGTTCCCTTAGGGTCCATTGATGGGCTGGCTAGAGGATACTTCGGAGAACCTGCCGTAGAGATGAACTTGAGGTACttggagtataaaataaaGACAAAAGAGAGCTCTCTGAGCAGTAAGTACCATCTGGATCATGTGATTATCACGGACCCTTTATCGGTTCATAAACAGGGATGGGACGCAGTAAGGTCAACATATTTGGACAAACAGAACGTCAAGCTTGACGTGAGGAGGTTTAGAACAGCACTGTTAAAAGCTCTAGAGTTGCTTCACCAGTTGAGCATGTATACTTGA